A part of Chitinivorax sp. B genomic DNA contains:
- a CDS encoding YoaK family protein, with protein MPLDYLSQLTAPQRSARANLHLGLALAFIAGALNAGGFLAIGQYTSHMTGMLSSAADHLVLGQVIIALGALLSMAAFVAGAATTALLVNYTKRNHPHSIYAPTLMLEALLLLLFGLIGGALLPHEIVSTSLTAILLCYIMGLQNALITKISNAEIRTTHVTGLVTDIGIELGKLCYWNQQLTGEDTQPVAANRRKLRIHLALVIAFFLGAVLGALGFKFVGFSATIPLAIALVALSCAHLFRH; from the coding sequence ATGCCGCTTGACTATCTTTCTCAACTGACTGCACCGCAACGTAGTGCACGCGCCAATCTGCATCTGGGTCTTGCGCTGGCCTTCATTGCCGGGGCGTTGAATGCCGGGGGCTTTCTGGCGATTGGTCAATATACGTCCCACATGACTGGCATGCTGTCTTCTGCTGCCGATCATCTGGTATTGGGTCAAGTGATCATTGCGCTTGGGGCATTGTTGTCCATGGCTGCGTTTGTGGCCGGTGCCGCCACAACAGCACTATTGGTCAACTATACCAAGCGCAATCATCCACACAGCATCTATGCACCGACTTTGATGCTGGAGGCCTTGTTATTGCTATTGTTCGGCCTGATTGGTGGTGCCTTGTTGCCACATGAAATTGTCAGCACATCGCTGACTGCGATTCTATTGTGCTACATCATGGGTTTGCAAAATGCGCTGATCACCAAGATATCCAATGCCGAAATCCGTACAACACATGTCACAGGCTTGGTGACTGATATTGGTATCGAATTGGGCAAGCTGTGTTATTGGAACCAGCAACTGACTGGTGAAGATACCCAGCCGGTAGCGGCCAATCGCCGCAAACTACGCATTCACTTGGCCTTGGTGATCGCGTTCTTTCTGGGGGCGGTTCTTGGTGCTCTCGGTTTCAAGTTCGTGGGTTTTTCCGCCACCATTCCGCTCGCCATTGCACTGGTGGCGCTATCCTGCGCACACTTATTTCGTCATTGA
- the ybaL gene encoding YbaL family putative K(+) efflux transporter, whose product MPHDVSLITTLAAGFGLAMIFGYVTSRLKMPPLVGYLLAGIMIGPATPGFVADMELAGQLAEIGVMLLMFGVGLHFSLADLLAVKRIAIPGAIVQIAVATALGMGTAALWGWNLGAALVFGLALSVASTVVLLRALESKGVLESLNGRIAVGWLVVEDLVMVLVLVLLPPLAGLLGGHSPASTSAMQPLWMTIGITFAKVATFIALMLVVGKRLFPRLLWLVARTGSRELFTLCVISAAVGVAYGSAVLFDVSFALGAFFAGMMMRESEFSHRAADESLPLRDAFSVLFFVSVGMLFDPQVLLQEPVKVLTVAAIIIVGKTLAAIVLVLAFRYPLNTALTVGASLAQIGEFSFILAGLGMSLGLLPAAGQSLILAGALISIALNSLLFAAIEPAQAWIRMRSEFARRLEQRDDPLAELPMTTDPALLTGQVVLVGYGRVGHRVAKTLREQQVPFVVAEQNRELVEQLRATHTPAVSGDASDPAVLIQAHIARASMLVVTAPDSLKARQMVEIARTLNPTVEIVFRGHNDEEAAMWQQDQIGQVFLWEQELARGISQHVLTRFGKATGH is encoded by the coding sequence ATGCCTCATGATGTCAGCCTGATCACCACCCTCGCCGCCGGCTTTGGCTTGGCGATGATTTTCGGTTATGTCACTTCTCGGCTAAAAATGCCCCCGCTGGTGGGTTACCTGTTGGCAGGCATCATGATCGGCCCAGCAACACCCGGCTTTGTCGCCGATATGGAGCTGGCAGGCCAGTTGGCAGAAATCGGGGTGATGCTGCTGATGTTTGGTGTGGGGTTGCATTTCTCATTGGCAGATCTGCTGGCTGTCAAACGCATCGCCATCCCTGGTGCCATTGTGCAAATTGCCGTGGCCACTGCGCTGGGTATGGGAACCGCAGCGTTGTGGGGGTGGAACCTGGGTGCCGCACTGGTTTTCGGCTTGGCGTTGTCGGTAGCCAGCACCGTAGTGTTGCTTAGAGCACTGGAATCAAAAGGCGTACTTGAATCATTGAATGGTCGAATCGCTGTCGGCTGGCTGGTAGTCGAGGATCTGGTAATGGTCCTGGTTTTGGTCCTGCTGCCACCACTGGCCGGTTTACTAGGTGGCCACAGCCCAGCCTCAACATCTGCCATGCAGCCTTTATGGATGACCATTGGCATTACCTTTGCCAAAGTAGCAACCTTCATCGCCTTGATGCTGGTGGTCGGTAAACGGTTGTTCCCTCGTCTGTTATGGTTGGTAGCCCGCACAGGGTCACGCGAGTTATTCACGTTATGCGTCATCTCCGCCGCTGTTGGCGTGGCTTATGGCTCGGCAGTCTTGTTCGATGTTTCATTTGCGCTTGGCGCCTTTTTTGCCGGCATGATGATGCGTGAATCCGAGTTCAGCCATCGCGCTGCCGATGAATCCCTGCCGTTGCGCGATGCGTTCTCCGTATTATTCTTTGTATCAGTCGGTATGTTGTTCGACCCACAGGTGCTGCTGCAGGAACCGGTCAAGGTATTGACTGTTGCGGCCATCATTATCGTTGGCAAGACGCTTGCCGCCATTGTGCTGGTACTGGCATTCCGCTACCCCTTGAATACCGCGCTGACGGTTGGTGCCAGCCTGGCTCAGATTGGTGAGTTTTCTTTCATCCTGGCAGGGTTGGGTATGTCACTTGGCTTATTGCCCGCAGCTGGGCAAAGCCTGATCCTGGCAGGTGCATTGATCTCGATAGCCCTCAATTCGCTGTTGTTTGCCGCCATCGAACCAGCCCAGGCCTGGATCCGCATGCGATCTGAATTCGCCCGCCGCCTGGAACAACGTGATGACCCACTTGCCGAACTACCCATGACCACGGACCCCGCCCTGCTGACTGGTCAAGTAGTGTTGGTAGGTTATGGCCGGGTGGGTCATCGGGTTGCCAAAACGCTTCGAGAGCAACAAGTTCCATTTGTTGTCGCCGAACAGAACCGAGAGCTGGTCGAGCAACTGCGCGCCACCCACACCCCTGCCGTGTCCGGCGATGCATCAGACCCTGCCGTACTGATCCAGGCCCATATCGCCCGTGCCAGCATGCTGGTCGTCACCGCACCAGATTCGCTCAAGGCAAGACAGATGGTGGAAATTGCCCGAACCCTCAATCCCACAGTCGAGATCGTATTCCGTGGGCACAACGATGAGGAAGCGGCCATGTGGCAACAAGATCAGATTGGGCAGGTTTTCCTGTGGGAGCAAGAGCTGGCACGTGGTATCAGCCAGCATGTGTTGACGCGATTCGGTAAAGCGACGGGGCACTGA
- a CDS encoding helix-turn-helix transcriptional regulator: protein MPNMTNVPDLFAFSIRQEEAYRSQAHHHLEGQLFFLISGLVIINAGESSWVMPPGAIGWVPPNCVHSAHSYGPTAGYSSYFSPQLCRQLPEQPAVMKSSDLIPPLIARIAELDPTQPRTPQQQRLIDVLLDELQVAPNEPLRLPFPADRRLAAIAHALMDQVADNRDLPAWARWAGISARSISRKFVEETGMTFAQWRQMARLVKALEWLAEGRPVTDVGLSLGYDSVSAFIAAFKRHFGKTPGAYFTQATEDKAVQWAAPLWPTAPDISS, encoded by the coding sequence ATGCCAAACATGACCAACGTACCGGATCTTTTCGCCTTTTCAATTCGGCAGGAAGAGGCATACCGCTCGCAGGCCCATCACCATTTGGAAGGGCAGTTGTTCTTTCTGATCAGTGGCCTTGTCATCATCAATGCAGGAGAAAGCAGCTGGGTCATGCCGCCTGGCGCGATTGGCTGGGTACCGCCCAACTGCGTACACTCAGCACACAGTTATGGCCCCACGGCTGGCTACTCCAGCTATTTCTCTCCTCAGCTGTGCCGGCAATTGCCTGAACAACCCGCAGTCATGAAAAGCAGCGATCTGATCCCGCCGCTCATTGCACGCATTGCCGAACTGGATCCGACACAGCCAAGAACACCACAACAACAACGATTGATCGATGTCCTGTTGGATGAACTTCAGGTTGCCCCTAATGAGCCGCTCCGGCTGCCGTTTCCGGCCGACCGCCGACTGGCCGCCATCGCACATGCACTGATGGATCAGGTCGCAGATAACCGGGACTTGCCCGCATGGGCCCGATGGGCTGGCATCAGCGCTCGTTCGATCAGCCGCAAATTTGTCGAGGAAACAGGCATGACCTTCGCCCAATGGCGACAGATGGCGCGCTTGGTCAAGGCATTGGAATGGTTAGCAGAGGGGCGTCCCGTGACGGATGTGGGGCTATCACTGGGTTACGACAGTGTCAGCGCATTTATCGCTGCATTCAAGCGCCATTTCGGCAAGACACCAGGCGCCTATTTTACCCAAGCGACAGAAGACAAGGCTGTGCAATGGGCAGCCCCGCTCTGGCCAACAGCCCCTGACATATCGTCATGA